A window of Bacillus rossius redtenbacheri isolate Brsri chromosome 4 unlocalized genomic scaffold, Brsri_v3 Brsri_v3_scf4_1, whole genome shotgun sequence contains these coding sequences:
- the LOC134541737 gene encoding uncharacterized protein LOC134541737 yields MNPFNPQKKRGSWTQDGLSKAVDAVRLGNLSVNAASKRYVVPRRTLRRYLSNNQDVKSKLGCKATLKTEEERELGRRIIRLADVCYPLTSKMLKLNVFKYCRENGITHRFTKETAGRYWLNGFLARNPEISKRKAQRLNPARAQKLNKFIVEDHFEKLQNVLAENKFLNFPEKIFNMDEKGCRLQLHKDPEVLAKMGSKRDHIVAKERGESVTVVACGNATGNVIPPMILFPGLRKNPAWEKNLPTGSITIMTRKESMTTESFVSFLNHFSRFKPSGPCLLIFDGAKSHLDYSICEVAEQNEIILYCLPSNTTH; encoded by the coding sequence atgaATCCCTTCAATCCACAAAAGAAGCGGGGTAGTTGGACACAAGATGGACTCAGCAAGGCAGTAGATGCTGTAAGACTTGGCAACCTATCTGTTAATGCAGCAAGTAAAAGGTATGTCGTGCCTAGGCGAACCCTTCGCCGTTATCTTTCCAATAACCAAGATGTTAAATCAAAATTGGGTTGTAAGGCAACACTCAAAACTGAGGAAGAGAGGGAACTTGGCAGGAGAATAATTCGTCTAGCAGATGTTTGTTATCCACTCACATCAAAGATGCTcaagttaaatgtttttaaatactgccgTGAAAATGGGATAACTCACCGGTTCACTAAAgaaactgcaggtcgctactGGTTGAATGGCTTTTTGGCCAGAAATCCTGAAATTAGCAAACGAAAAGCTCAAAGGCTAAATCCTGCCCGAGCTCAAAAGCTTAACAAATTCATAGTTGAAGACCATTTTGAAAAATTGCAGAATGTCCTTGCTGAGAACAAGTTTTTAAACTtccctgaaaaaatattcaacatggaTGAGAAGGGTTGTAGGTTACAACTGCACAAAGATCCAGAGGTTTTGGCGAAAATGGGGTCAAAGCGCGACCATATTGTTGCAAAGGAACGTGGCGAGAGTGTTACTGTTGTAGCCTGTGGAAATGCTACTGGAAATGTCATTCCCCCAATGATCCTATTCCCTGGATTAAGAAAAAATCCagcatgggaaaaaaatttacctacAGGTTCAATAACAATAATGACTCGAAAAGAGAGCATGACAACCGAATCTTTTGTGTCCTTCCTGAATCACTTCTCTAGGTTCAAGCCAAGTGGGCCTTGTCTTCTGATTTTTGATGGGGCTAAGTCACATTTAGACTACAGCATTTGTGAAGTTGCAGAacagaatgaaattattttgtactgTCTTCCGTCAAACACGACTCATTAG